The genomic segment aaatgcacagccagaccggggttcgaacactagccggatgttCTAGCTATGTACCAACTGAGCTTCCCGGGTCGCCAATGATTGACCTTCTTCAGTCCTACTATAAtcttccctcccttttaaaGTCTTCGACCCTGCAGAAGACCTAACAGCTCACTACCCAGGTTCGGTTATCATCTTGCCAAATATTCACCTCACTTCAAACAaggtgtaacaggagaggataaaatgtagcggccagactgGGCTTCGAACCCGGGACTCTGAatactagccggatgctctaccaattgagctacctggtcactgatgatcgacccagtccagtcctgctacacacctccctccttttttccaagtcttcgccctcgaagacacacaaGACCCTTATACCtccaccgtgggtattttagttgggcgccaattttgtaacaggagaggagaaaatgtagtgGCCAGACCgaggttcgaacccgggacccccGAACATTTGAGCaacctggtcaccgatgatcgacccagtgagtccagtcccgctacacaaggtttggtcacaggcaccaaataTAAGAGGAGTGGACAAATGCATGGCCAGATCGACTGGGGTTCGACCCcaggacctccaaacactagtcagatgctctaccaattgagctacttGGTTGCCAAAtaatgatcgacccagtccaatTCCCATCTCAAACACAATCTCAGCAGCCAGCTGCCACATCtcttcattattttaatttctggTCATATCTGAGGTAGCTTGCACATAAATTGGCTTGAAAATGTTTTCTAGCCCTGATTTTCTTGGGAAGTAGCATGTATGTCTGTTTTGTAATGTCTTAtgaaacattgtacatgatCAGTACTAATTTACCTACATGCACAGTCACTACTGTGTATGTTTGcaatttatttttcagtttgaAAACTTGGGAGTTATTCCCCTTCAATGATATTCGCCCAATTCCTATAACCATATTTAACCtaaaataaaccccctcccttagtgaaaatgtttataattatatattgcaAATGTCTAGTATTAAAGTCtagcttatttgtgaaccacttttagcTTACTATTTTAACTGATGGTTTTGCAAAATGAAGCAGTGTCTTATTTGAGTGTCTTATTTGTGGGTCAGGGGTTTAGTGTAGATAGATATCATAATCAAAGAATGTTCAAAGTAATTTAGCTTATTCTCTGAACTGATTCTTATGATCACACAAGACTGGCACATAAGGTTGTTtaacttatttatttttcattttcttggaAGATATCCTGAATGTTAGAGTCACTAAACCTCAcgtaaaatgtatatttttaattttaggTGGGTATCGCTTCCTGGTGCTGTTTTTTAACTGCATGTTGACATTTGGTTCCTACTACTGTTTTGACATGCCAAGTGTCTTGCAAGATGAATTCCAAGGGGTAAGTTGAAATCTTTGATGTATAAACAATGCTTCTGTTCAAATCCTTGAAGTAACATGTCTAAGCTTATTGCACAAATCAGTAAAAAGGTTTAAATGCATAGATTTAAAAGATCTGTGACATGTGAAGCTTGTCAAGATTAAGCTGCAATAATGCAGCTCTGGACAATGGACAGATGGTTTCAGACAGATGGTTATTGTCAGACAGAGAGCACTACATGTAGGCAGCTAGGGTACAAATATTTGTTCTGGTCAAGATTAGAATCGTGAAGATTTGAAAGTAGagagtatttttattttaaaaggttTGCATACAGTTATATTATTAATTTACCTGAAAGAtctttgttttatgtaaacCAGGTGAGCAACTGTACACAAAACTCTACCGGGCAGGAAAACAGCTCGTGTGTTAAATGTGATGACTGTCTGGGGATGTCTGCAGATGACTACAACCTCCTCTATGCCATATACGCCTGGACGTATGTATCCAAAGGGAATCCATGTATTACGAAAGTAGTTAATTCCACAGCACTATATCAAAGACTGATAAGTCCTTGAGCCTTGCTTTTTACAAGCTTATTTACAAGGGATAGTACTAGTTCCACAGGAACTGAGGATAAAAATGattatgataatgatgatattataacattaacatgtaatattaaaaAGTCTATGAATGAActgaaattacaaaatatatgagTGGTTAACAAAACAGATTGTATGTTTTTTTGACTGGTGTCTGGTCCCATTAAATCAATAGAAATAATTTGCAGCTCTGTATAACTATGATATAACCCTTCTGCATCAGTCCATCTTATTCATGTTATCAATAAatcagattggtccaaaacaTCATGAGAATGCTGACCTCTTGAATAAAAGCATGCATGACCTGAAATATCAATGAATGCTAAGTActacaaaaatgtaattaaaataagCATTAAGATTTCTGTTCAGAGCAAACAAGATttctgaaaaaagaaaaagaattttaatcaaaatttatcTTGTTATAGCCTGTTTAAACTTTGAATATTTAGAATGTAACCCTACTGTGGTTTGAAatcttttgatttattttgtgatTATATTGTGTGAATTTGTGGCAAATACCTGTTTTACTGCCTTGGATACTTTTTACCAGCAAAAGttatttttcaagaaaatgaTTATGATATACCACTGCAAATTTCAAACAAAGTATGGTATCCcaaagttttatataaaaacaagcAATGCTATGTTTTCCCTTTCAATGAAGGCACAAGAGAAAAAAGATACCATCACCTCATCATCTTAGGATACATACTTGTTGATATATTCAGTACTTTTCTTCATTATAAATACTCTGATTTGCTTTTCAGAAATGCAGCTGTTGTCATTGGTGCAGGCTTCCTGATAGACAAACTTGGGAACAGAGGTTAGTGTCGGCTGTGGTTTATGAATATATTTGGTGattttcatgttgtttgttaAGAAATGCTTCAATGTACAAACAGTGCATGGTTTATTTGttgatttgtattttattacagTGGGAGTATTTCTGTTTTCCTTCCTGTGTGTTGTGGGATCCTCCCTATTTGCCCTTGGGAGCATGTTTAAGGGTACATCAGCCATGTTGCCAATCATGTTGCTGGGACGTCTGCTGTTTGGGTCTGGCAACGGCTCCCTCACAAGTAGGCCATTCACATTGTACCACAGGATTAATTTTGACTGATTAAGTGAATATATGATATGAATGTTACTTCAGTTATCagtattaaatataaataatgttgaGATTTTTCTTTGTAACTCATCCAAAAACTATTTGTGATAGTCCTCAAACTATAAATAAAACTAGAATTTCAGTGTTAGTAGGGTCCCCCATAATGCATTAAGTTTTTTGCACAGTATTACATAAATCCACAACATTTGCTTCACTAATAATCATCgcatataaatgtacatacaaatgacCTTTATGACCCAAATTATAGAACAAGTTTGTCCATATGGCAATATTCCTTGTTCGCATCATGTTGAAGAACATTCTTTTTCATGAGAAAATTCAGTTAGTGGAATTGGTGCATAaatattaagtacatgtataatgaaatgATTAGAAAAGTCCTTCTGTATTTATGATTCCTTATCTTTAAGTTGTACAGAACAGGATAACGGCCTACTGGTTCCGTAACAAAGAGCTTGCCATGGCCTTTGGTATAACACTGGCTTTCTCCCGACTTGGTAGTGTCCTTAACTTCTTCCTGACACAAAGCTTTTCCGAGGTCTATGGGCTCTCCTGGACACTGTGGGCAGGTAATGTTCTCAACTAACATATTTATAGGAACTGTCTTTATCCTTGAAGTATATTTTAACAGACTGATAAAACACTGTATTTGAAGTTAAGTACAGTTCTGTATACTTAAAAAATGTTGAAAGACTTTGTTTATATTCAAGATGTGAAATGTTTccatcatacctgtaattaaccatttatttctgtttatatttaAGATGTAAGATTTTTCTATCATCAATTAGCACCATCTtttaattgaaagaaaaaaatgtgtgaaaaAACTAAAACTCTACATTTATATCTGTTCCAGTTCCTTCTGTAGTGTACATTGGATGTGAAAACTCAATTCAAAGCTATTTCACATTATGGTGATATAGATGAAAAGTCatgaaagtacatgtactcctttttattttacctgttgCTTTACCTGTCACCTGTCGTTGAGGTATTTTATCTGGGTCCACTGCTCTGACCCATTACCTCACTCCCACTTCCATCCCATACATTTTCCATTGTGTTATCTTGTTACATTGATGACTCTGTTACTTAAGTATTGACCTTATCATTGGCTGTCTTTACTCAGGAGCTATGCTGTGTGGCCTGGGTTTCATATCAGCCTTGATTGTTAGCTTCTTAGACATGTATGGTGTGAGGCAGTTGGGAGATGAGCAAAACCTCAAGGCAGAGTCCAAGAAACTAGTGAGTAATTGGTATAGGGTGAATTAAAAATCACTGGATAATTTCATTTACAGGTTTACAATATATTCTTAACAATATTTTTGGTCTTGTGATGAAACGTTTCTCGTTTTCTCAAGATAAgtgtgaaaatgaaatatttgtgacTGCTGTTTATGTTAAAAAGTAGACATACATGCAATTATGCAATGTTTGTGTTTCAGAAAGTCacagatataaaatatttctccTTATCCTACTGGCTATTGGCCCTTGCCATCATGTTTTTCTACAATGGAGTATTCCCCTTTGTTGCTGACGCAAGGTAAAGTCATTAACTTCCTCCTTGATACATTTGggacaaattttgtttttagtgCATTTcataatgatatagatattCAGTGAACTAATTTCATTATATCAGaataaaaacacttttcatTCCGCACAGTTTAACTTTaataatacattacatgtatttttgcaattttttttgcaatttctaaaattcattattttcatgACGAGTAACTCTGtggatttaaaataatttcaaaactaCATATTTAACAGCATAAATTGTCCACTTATTATAATTCCAGTTTCATTTTCCAATGAAAGGTTTCTGTACAACAATTTTAAGTATCCATTTGCAGTGTAGATATGATATTCAATTAGCCCAGGACATACAACAGATTAATACCATATATTTTAGTTATAGAAATGTACTTTGAACACTTTCTTCTCCAATTGTCATGTGACAAAAATGCTTTGAATTTTCACTGGTTTGTAATCCATTTGCTTTCTTTCCCCACAGTGAATTTATACATGTCAAGTATAAATTTGATCTGAAAACGTCCTCGTATTTGGCTGGTGCAGTGTACGATGTTTCCATGGTTGTCTCCCCCTTTTTAGGAGGGCTCATTGTATGTATCGTCAAATTTTGCCTGATTATATctataattttaagtttattatGACATTTGTTCTTAACTTTTGTTGcatttagaaataattatataaagcaCAACCTTTATATGTTTTTAAGTATTTGTTATTTGTCTCACTTATCGACattggtgtacatgtatacttttgCTATTCAATATGTCCAGAATATCAGTCAAATCTACTAGCAGAATCTGATATAGTAGAATTGCACATTCatgtttgtgttgttaattATTCAGCAGTTTATATCGTATTTGGGTACCAAGGTATATGTAAAGTGCTTTCTCTTCTTTTTGATAATACACATcaaattgttattgaaatgcaTGATTTACTCTATTTCAGCAAGCTAAAGGTCTCTGGTTAAATTTTGCTCTCTTCTGGATACTGGatgattaaaattttatttaaaatattctcAGTTGTTCATTTGGATGCgaatttacaaatatttaggGAAAACATCATTTAATCAGAATATTATAAAAACTGAATACAAATCCACCAAGTATAACTAATAGCAGCTTTGATCTGCAGACATCCCCTCACTTTCGTcaccttgtttacattacttcTATAGGGAGTGATCATTATTTAAAGCAGATATGCAGTAAATTGACATTTTCcaattttacaatgtttttgtttttaaagattattttgATCATGGCATTGGGCTTAATCTTAGTTTAAGATGTTGTCTACAAAATTGATGTAAActattttttatcagaaaaataaaaaattgaagaagTTAAATGGGTTTGCGACATTGTGTTCCCGATCGGATCAAACCCAGCTATAAATAAGTTAACAACAGTGCTCTAGCTCTCATGCCTAGTGATATGTGTGAGCACATCAGGTTTAATACACACTTGTATGTTACGAAGCATTTGCACATCTAACAATGTAAGGTATTCTTTCTccatttcaaattaatttgatagaaatgtatttaaatacgtACCGAAAGTGTGcaaatttatgtacatgtacccccACTGTACGTGTAGccttaaacatatttttttcctCGACAGGATGTCATAGGGAGACGAGGAATCCTGGCCGTCATGTGTGCCAGTCTATCAATACCAGTGTTTGGAATTTTAGCGTTTACATCGGTCTATCCTTTGGTGGCAACACTATGGCTGGGAATTACTTACTCTTTTGCCGCTGTGAGTCATTAGTGAATTATTAAGATCTCTAATAAATAATAGAATCTCATTATTTCCAAACTACCTGGAAtcaaaagaaacatttattgtaaacaaaatacaaatacactgTAGATTAAAGCAtgataatttgtattaattGATGTTAACTCATTTATTGCCTCTCGAATGAATATTGAGATTTTATTGAACAATacaaattgaaatttttttagaaatacacaataataattaaattaaaGCATGCATGCTTTAATTTATTgccttgttagctcacctgcccgaagggcaagtgagcttatgccgtggcgcggcgtccgtcgtccggccgtccgtccggcgtcaactttacattcaagcaacttcttctcaataaccaaaaggcctagagacctaatattgggcctgtagcatgctggggtgaagggctaccaagtttgttcaaatgaatgaccttgaccttcattcaaggtcacaggaggcaaaaaggctaaaatctttaaacgacttcttctcaataaccaagagtcccagggacttgatattgggtctgtagcatgctggggtgaagggctaccaagtttgttcaaatgaatgaccttgactttcattcaaggtcacaggagtcaaaaaggctaaaatctttaaacgacttcttctcaataaccaagagtcccagggacttgatattgggtctgtagcatgctcgggtgaagggctaccaagtttgttcaaatgaatgaccttgactttcattcaaggtcacaggggtcaaaaaggctaaaatctttaaacgacttcctctcaataaccaagagtcccagggagttgatattgggtctgtagcatgctggggtgaagggctaccaagtttgttcaaaagaatgaccttgaccgtcattcaaggtcacaggagtcaaaaaggctaaaatctttaaacgacttcttctcaataaccaagagtcccagaggcctaatatttggcctgtagcatgctggggtgaagggctaccaagtttgttcaaaagaatgaccttgaccgtcattcaaggtcacaggagtcaaaaaggctaaaatcttcaaacgacttcttctcaataaccaacagtcccagggagttgatattgggtctgtagcatgctgggatgaagggctacctagtttgttcaaatgaatggccttgaccttcattcaaggtcacaggggccaaaaaggctaaaatctttaaacgacttcttctcgataaccaacagtcccagagacctaatatttggcctgtagcatgctggggtaaagagctaccaagtttgttcaaatgaatgaccttgactttcattcaaggtcacaggagtcaaaaaggctaaaatctttaaacgacttcttctcaataaccaagagtcccagagacctaatatttggcctgtagcatgctggggtgaagggctaccaagtttgttcaaatgaatgaccttgactttcattcaaggtcacaggagtgaaaaaggctaaaatctttaaacgacttcttctcaataaccaagagtcccagagagttgatattgggtctgtagcatgctggggtaaagggctaccaagtttgttcaaatgaatgaccttgaccttcattcaaggtcacaggggtcaaaaaggctaaaatctttaaacaacttcttctcaataaccaagagtcccagggagttgatattgggtctgtagcatgctggggtgaagggctaccaagtttgttcaaatgaatgaccttgaccttcattcaaggtcacgtcgatcaagtatgcttaaatctttaaatgacttttagtgaaaagccaaagtgcagagagacattatattggtcctgtagcatgctttcaaataactgcaggatccatatatgaaaagatcactgcattgcaggtgagcgatttgggcccattgggcccttgtttgcATTAATAATggttaattgttatttattgCCATTTGAGAAATTCTTGTTTTgtgataaatatcaaattttattgaatGACACAAATTTAATTTGTCACTTATTCATTCTGTTTACAGGCAAGCTTATGGCCATCTATTCCACTTGTGGTGAGTCCAGCCACCGTGGGTACAGCCATGGGACTGACTACATCCATACAGATGATAGGAATAGGAGTTTCTAACTTGGTAGTTGGTCAGATCCTGGGCAAAAGCCTACAGTAAGTTTATTGTATAAAAGAGGAAAGAACGAACTTACATAGAACCGTTAAAGAGGTTACAATATTTGAAGCCAAAACAAGGTTTTCCTACCATAGAATCTGGGTCCGTTAAGAGGACCCATTCCCCTAAAGAAAATCTCgtgaaaattcccaatttgccaCTGAAAATTCCCCaaataaagattattttttcaAGATTAAATATGCT from the Pecten maximus chromosome 4, xPecMax1.1, whole genome shotgun sequence genome contains:
- the LOC117325906 gene encoding major facilitator superfamily domain-containing protein 1-like, with amino-acid sequence MACLRAEDCGYRFLVLFFNCMLTFGSYYCFDMPSVLQDEFQGVSNCTQNSTGQENSSCVKCDDCLGMSADDYNLLYAIYAWTNAAVVIGAGFLIDKLGNRVGVFLFSFLCVVGSSLFALGSMFKGTSAMLPIMLLGRLLFGSGNGSLTIVQNRITAYWFRNKELAMAFGITLAFSRLGSVLNFFLTQSFSEVYGLSWTLWAGAMLCGLGFISALIVSFLDMYGVRQLGDEQNLKAESKKLKVTDIKYFSLSYWLLALAIMFFYNGVFPFVADASEFIHVKYKFDLKTSSYLAGAVYDVSMVVSPFLGGLIDVIGRRGILAVMCASLSIPVFGILAFTSVYPLVATLWLGITYSFAAASLWPSIPLVVSPATVGTAMGLTTSIQMIGIGVSNLVVGQILGKSLHLKREETLLRWKYVMVFLLANSLACVLTTVFLNINDKRRGGILNLSRKQKAMKAAQLEADQAEKEPDERDSLIPNRRRPVIN